The segment CGAGGCCCGCCGCCCGGCGTAGCGCCCGAGCCCAGGGGCAGGAGCCCGGGCCCAGGGGCAAGAGCCCGAGGCCAAGTCGAGCCCAACAGAACAGATCCCCCGACCGGAGGTCACGATCACGATGCTGGACGAGTCGCTGCTGGACGACCCCGACGCCCTCGCCCGCGCGGACACCCGCGACCTCCTCCTCGGCGTCGCCGGTGCCGGAGCCCGCGTCCGCATGGCCGCCCGCCTCGCGGACGAGGCCGGTATCCCGGCCCTGAAACCGGACGGCCGCCCCCGCAGCGTGCTCGTCGCCGGCCCCGGCCCGGCCACCGCCGCCACCGTGGCGGACGTACTCGCCGCCCTGGGCGCGGGCACCTGCCCGGTCATCCCGCTGCACCCGACCGGCCCGGCCTCCTACGACCTGCACTGGACGCTCCCCGGCTGGGCCGGCCCGCTCGACCTGCTCCTGATCGCCAGCCCCGCCGGCACCGAGGCGGGCCTCGCCGCCCTCATAGAGCAGGCGTACCGCCGAGGCGTGACGCCCGCCGGTGTCGTGCCCGCCAAGTCCCCGATCGCCGAGGCCCTGGAACAGGCGCGCGGCATCACCATCCCGTACGCCAAGCCGTACGCCCCGGAAGGTGCCGGCCCCGGCCCGGGCCCGGACGAGCCGGGACCGTCCACCGAGGACCCGGGCACCTTCTGGGCGCTGCTCACCCCCCTCCTCCTGCTGACCGACCGGATCGGCCTGCTGCACGCCCCGCCCGAGGCGGTCCAGTCCATGGCCGACCGGCTGGACGAGGTCGCCGCGAAGTGCGGCCCGGCGATTGCGACCTACAGCAATCCGGCCAAGACACTCGCCGCCGAGCTTGCCGACTCCCTCCCCATCCTGTGGACCGAAGGCGACATCGCCGCCTTCGCGGGCCGGCGCCTCACCGCGCTGATCGCCTCCCGGGCCGGCCGCCCCGCGCTCACCGCCGAGCTGCCGGAAGCCCTGACGACCCACGAGGCGCTGCTCGCCGGCGCCTTCGCCGGCACCCTCGACCCCGACGACTTCTTCCGCGACCGCGTCGACGACCCGGAAGGGCTGCGGCTGCGCGTCGTCCTCCTCCAGCAGCCGCCCGCCCACGGGGCCAGCGCCGCGCCCGCCGCCCGTGAACTGGCGATGAGCCACGAGACCCCGCTCAGCGAGCTCGCCCCGGCCGAGGGCAACCCTCTGGAGGCGGCCGCCGAAATCCTCGCCGTCACGGATTTCTCCGCCGTTTACCTGGCGCTCACCTCCAGCGGGAGATCATGACCCCCATGTACCGGCTGACCAACACCGTGCGCCCCTATGCCTGGGGATCCACCACCGCCATCCCAGAGCTCCTGGGCACCGAACCGACCGGTGAGCCGCAGGCCGAGATGTGGATGGGCGCCCACCCCGGAGCCCCCTCCCGCATAGCGACCGACACCGCCGCCGAACTCCCCCTGAACCAGTTCATCGACGCCGACCCGCTCGCCGCCCTCGGCGCGCCCGCCGTCGACCGCTTCGGGCCTCGCCTCCCCTTCCTCCTCAAAATCCTGGCCGCCGGCTCCCCCCTCTCCCTCCAGGTCCACCCCGACCTCGCCCAGGCCAAGGCCGGCTTCGCCGACGAGGAGTCACGCGGCATCCCGATCAACGCGGGCCACCGCAACTACAAGGACGCCAACCACAAGCCCGAAATGATCGTCGCCCTCGTGCCCTTCGACGGTCTCTGCGGCTTCCGCCACCCCGCCGAATCGGCCGACCTCATCGAGGCCCTCGGCGTCGACTCCCTCAAGCCCTACGCCGACCTCCTCCGGGCGCACCCCGAGGACGCCGCCCTCCGCGAAACCCTCGCCGCCGTCCTCACCGCCGACCACGAGGCCATGGCTGCCACCGTCGCCGAAGCCGTCCAGGCCGCCGCCCGCCTGGCCGCCGAACCCGGCCCCTTCGCCGACGCGTACGCCGCCTACGCCTCCCTGGCGCACCACTATCCCGGCGACCCCGGCGTCATAGCGGCCATGCTGCTCAACCACGTCCGCCTCCAGCCCGGCGAAGCCCTCTACCTCGGCGCCGGCGTCCCGCACGCCTACATCGACGGCCTCGGCGTCGAGATCATGGCCAACTCCGACAATGTGCTGCGCTGCGGCCTCACCCCCAAGCACGTCGACGTCCCCGAACTGCTGCGCATCGTCCGCTTCGAACCGGGCGACCCCGGCATCCTCCGCCCCGAGTCCTCTCCCGAGGGCGAAGAGCTCTACGAAACCCCCATCGACGAATTCCGCCTCTCCCGCTACGCCATCGCCCCCGGCGGCACCCCCCGGTCCCTCGACGACCGCACCCCGCAGATCCTGCTCTGCACCGAAGGCTCGGTCCTCCTGACCTCCGCCGACGGCGCCGAGCTGCTCCTCGCCCCCGGCCAGTCCGCCTTCGTCCCCGCCGCCGAGCGGGTCCAACTCACCGGCGGCGGCACCGCCTTCCGCGCCACCGTCGTCGTGTGACCCTCCTGCCCTGACGAGCCGCCCCGACCCGGGCCTGCAAGAATGGCCGCCCAGCAAAGGCCGAGCAAAGGCCCGGGCCGAAGGAAGGACATCCCGCAGGTATGAGCGCGTCAGGCGGAACCAAGGCGATCGTCGCAGCACTGGGCGCCAACCTCGCCATCGCGGTGGCCAAGTTCGTGGCATTCGCGTTCAGCGGGTCCTCGTCCATGCTCGCCGAAGGCGTGCACTCGGTCGCCGACTCCGGCAACCAGGCGCTGCTCCTGCTCGGCGGCAAGAAGTCGACCAGAGCCGCCGACGAGGAGCACCCCTTCGGTTACGGCCGCGAGCGCTACATCTTCGGCTTCCTCGTCTCCATCGTGCTGTTCACCATCGGTGGCGTCTTCGCTCTCTACGAGGGCTACGAGAAGATCCGTGAGCCCCACGAGATCGACCACTGGTACTGGCCCGTCGGTGTCCTCCTCTTCGCGATCGTCGCCGAAGGCTTCTCCTTCCGTACCGCCATCAACGAGTCGAACGAACTGCGCGGCAAGCAGAGCTGGGCCTCCTTCATCCGCACCGCCAAGGCCCCCGAGCTGCCCGTCGTCCTCCTGGAGGACTTCGGCGCCCTCGTCGGCCTGGTGCTCGCCCTGGCCGGCGTCGGCCTCGCCCTGGGCACCGGCGACGGCGTCTGGGACGGCATCGGCACCCTCTGCATCGGCATCCTGCTCGTCGCCATCGCGCTGGTGCTCGCTGCCGAGACCAAGTCCCTGCTCCTCGGCGAAGCCGCCAGCCCCGAGTCCCTGACCAAGATCCGCGCCGCCGCCGTCGATGGCGAAACCGTCACCGGCATCATCCACATGCGCACCCTCCACCTCGGCCCCGACGAACTGCTCGTCGCCGCCAAGATCGCCGTCAGGCACGACGAGTCCGCCGCCGAGGTCGCCCGCGCCATCGACGCCGCCGAAGCCCGAATCCGCGAGGCCGTCCCCATCGCCCGCGTCATCTACCTCGAACCCGACATCTACAGCGAGGGCGCCGCCACGGCGGGCCCCGACCCCGTCGCCACCCCCGGTGGCCGGTAACCGTCCTGCCGTACAGCCGATCGGTGTAGATTCGTACCTGGCCAGACGTCGCTGCTGATGGCGGTCGGGCGGAGCGCACAGCGTGCCGTCCGAGGGAGAGAGGGCCTCCGACGGGCTGAGCTGTGGTCCTTGGGCAGCCATGTCCGCATGCTTCCCGATGGGCCCAGCAGACGACCCGACCAGCTCTCACACCCTCATACGAGGAGACTGCATGTCCTCCGTCAACAGCGACTTCAAGGTCGCCGACCTCTCCCTTGCCGTCTTCGGCCGCAAGGAGATTACCCTGGCCGAGCACGAGATGCCGGGCCTGATGGCGATCCGCAAGGAATTCGCCGCCACCCAGCCCCTCGCCGGCGCCCGCGTCACCGGCTCCCTGCACATGACCGTGCAGACCGCCGTCCTCATCGAGACCCTCGTCGCCCTCGGCGCCGAGGTCCGCTGGGCGTCCTGCAACATCTTCTCCACCCAGGACCACGCCGCCGCCGCCATCGCGGTCGGCCCCAACGGCACCCCGGACAGCCCGCAGGGCGTCCCGGTCTTCGCCTGGAAGGGCGAGACCCTGGAGGAGTACTGGTGGTGCACCGAGCAGGCCCTGACCTGGCCGGACTCTCCCACCGGCGGCCCCAACATGATCCTGGACGACGGCGGCGACGCCACCCTCCTGGTCCACAAGGGCGTCGAGTTCGAGAAGGCCGGCGCCGCCCCGGACCCCTCCACCGCGGACAGTGAGGAATACGCCTACATCCTCACCCTCCTCAACCGCACCCTCGGCGAGAACCCGCAGAAGTGGACCCAGCTCTCCTCCGAGATCCGCGGCGTCACCGAGGAGACCACCACCGGCGTCCACCGCCTGTACGAGATGCAGCGCGACGGCAGCCTGCTCTTCCCGGCGATCAACGTCAACGACGCCGTGACCAAGTCGAAGTTCGACAACAAGTACGGCTGCCGCCACTCCCTCATCGACGGCATCAACCGCGCCACCGACGTCCTGATCGGCGGCAAGGTCGCCGTCGTCTGCGGCTACGGCGACGTCGGCAAGGGCTGCGCGGAGTCCCTGCGCGGCCAGGGCGCCCGGGTCATCATCACCGAGATCGACCCCATCAACGCCCTCCAGGCGGCGATGGACGGCTACCAGGTCACGACCCTGCAGGACGTCGTGGAGATCGCCGACATCTTCATCACCACGACGGGCAACAAGGACATCATCATGGCCGAGGACATGGCCAAGATGAAGCACCAGGCGATCGTCGGCAACATCGGCCACTTCGACAACGAGATCGACATGGCCGGCCTCGCCAAGATCACCGGCATCGTCAAGGACGAGGTCAAGCCCCAGGTCCACACCTGGACCTTCCCCGACGGCAAGGTCCTGATCGTGCTGTCCGAGGGCCGCCTGCTCAACCTCGGCAACGCCACCGGTCACCCGTCCTTCGTGATGTCCAACTCCTTCGCGGACCAGACCCTGGCCCAGATCGAGCTGTTCACCAAGCAGGCCGAGTACCCGACCGGTGTCTACGTGCTGCCCAAGCACCTGGACGAGAAGGTCGCCCGCCTGCACCTCGGCGCGCTCGGCGTGAAGCTCACCACGCTCCGCCCCGAGCAGGCCGCCTACATCGGCGTCCCCGTCGAGGGCCCGTACAAGCCGGACCACTACCGCTACTGAGCACAGCAGCAGTAGCACCGGCCACCACCGGTTCCACCAGCTCCACCACGCAGGCCCCCGCCCCCGGCGGGGGCCTGCGCCATACGCCAGCCCCCGTAAGGTCGAACCATGCCCCGCGGCCGCTACTCGCTCCATGACACACACGACCACACCCCCCTCGGTGAAGAACACTTCCGCTGCGCCACCGGCCCCTCAGGCTGGCGCTACACCGCACAGACCACCCACCCCGACGGCACCCACGCAGGCTCCGTCGACCTCACGATCGACGACCTCGGCCGCCCCATCCGCCTGGAACTCCACGCCGCGAGCTGGCAGGTCCGCGGCGCCGCCCTCGACGGCGTCACCTGGGTACGCACCGACCCCTCCGGCGAACACGCCCAGGAAGGCAACGCCGCCGCCCACGCCTTCAGCGGCCTGTCGCCCGCGTTCTACATCGCGACCGCCCGCCTGCTGCGCCTCGAACCCGGCGCCCCCGCCACCCGCGTACGCCTCGTCGCATTCGAACCCCCCGTACTCGCACCACGCACACTCGACCAGGCGTGGGCACTGATCAAAAGAGAAGCACACCCCACTGACAACGGCCCCCTGCCAGTGGAGGAATACCAGGTCAGCGCCCTGGACACGGGTGAGCAGCACACCGTCCACATCGCCGGCGACGTCGTTCTGTCCGCCCCCGGCATCGAGCTCGAAGACCTCGAATCGCCGCCCTCCGCCTTCTCGTAATCAGCCAGGTCAGGCCGGCGGCGCGAACCCCGTGGACGGCTCGGGAGCGGACGGCTGAGGCATCGGCTGGGCAACCGCCTGCTGCACCGGCGCCGCTGGCACCGCTGGCGCCACAGGCACCGGCGGCCCGGCAGCAGCCCACCCCTGCGGCTGCGGATGGAATGGGAACTGGGGCTGATGCAGGTGCGGAGCCGCTGCCCCGAAAGCCTTCCGCGCGTCCCTCGCCTGCCGCTCCGCCACAACCGCCGCCAGAAACGCCGCCGGGGGAGTCCCCTCCTGCACCGGAGCCCCGGTCCGAGCCGTCACATCATTCGCCAACTGCTGCGCCATCGCCCAGCTCACCTGCGGATCAAGCTGCCGCATCCGCGCCAGGTACTGCCGTATCGCCAGCCACAGCTCCTCCGGCACCGCCGACAGATCCACTCCTGTCATCTGCGCGGCCAGCCAAGGCGGCGGCGGTGGCATCAGCTGCGCCCGCTGAACAGGTATCCGCTCCCGTACGACCAGAGTCCCCGCGAACACATCACCCACTCGCCGCCCGCGCTCCGACACGAGCGACGCGATGCACGCCACGACCCCCAGCATCATCTGGATCTCGATCAGCCCCACCGCACCGCGCACCAGCGCATGCCGGAAGCGGATCGGCCCGCCGTCGTCCCGCACCACCCGTAGCCCGCAGGCCAGCTTCCCCAGCGACCGCCCGCGCGTCAGCGTCTCCACGGCGATCGGCACTCCGATCAGCACCAGCAGCAGCGTCGCCACGTACACCGCCGCGACGGCCGCGCCGTCCAGCGAAGCGGTCGCCGCCAGCAGCCCGAACGACAGGATGAAGTAGACCCCCCAATAGACGATGACATCCAGCACCATCGCCAGCGCACGGCTCGGCAGCTTCGCCGGCTGTACGCCCAGCGCCACCGCCTCGCCCGTCACCAGTCCGCTCACCGCGACCCCTCCTCGACGCCGTCCCCCGAACCCCCGTCCGACCAGTCTGCCCCGTCTGCCAAGCTGGGGGCTCTCCGGCACCACAGTCCTCATCCTCCGCGAGGAGCGGCAGTCCATGGACCTCGATGTCTTCGTCGCAGCCCACCACTACGAATGGGACCGCCTGGAAGCCCTGCTGCGCCGCAGGCGTCGCCTCACCGGCGAGGAAGCCGACGAACTCGTCATCCTCTACCAGCGCACCGCCACCCACCTCTCCCGCGTCCAGTCCAGCACCCCCGACCCGGCGCTGGTGGGTCGCCTCACCACCCTCGTGGCCCGCGCCCGCAGCGCTGTCACCGGCGCTCGTACGGCCAGCTGGCGAGACGCGATCCGCTTCTTCACCAGCGCCTTCCCCGCCGCCGTCTACCGCTCGCGCCACTGGTGGGTGCCCACCGCCCTGATCTCAACCGCCGTCGCCGCCGGCATCGGCTGGTGGATCGCCACCAATCCCCACGTCCAGGCAACTCTCGGCACCCCCGCCTACCTACGCGAGCTCACCCGTCCCGGCGGCGAGTACGAGTCCTACTACTCCAGCCACCCCGCCGCCTCCTTCGCCGCCCAGGTCTGGACGAACAACGCCATGGCCACCGGCATCTGCCTCGTCTTCGGCGTCTTCCTCGGCCTCCCAGTCCTCTACGTCCTCGCGACGAACATGCTCAACCTCGCCGCCGGCATCGGCCTCATGGCCTCCGCCGGCCGCCTCG is part of the Streptomyces sp. NBC_01262 genome and harbors:
- the ahcY gene encoding adenosylhomocysteinase, coding for MSSVNSDFKVADLSLAVFGRKEITLAEHEMPGLMAIRKEFAATQPLAGARVTGSLHMTVQTAVLIETLVALGAEVRWASCNIFSTQDHAAAAIAVGPNGTPDSPQGVPVFAWKGETLEEYWWCTEQALTWPDSPTGGPNMILDDGGDATLLVHKGVEFEKAGAAPDPSTADSEEYAYILTLLNRTLGENPQKWTQLSSEIRGVTEETTTGVHRLYEMQRDGSLLFPAINVNDAVTKSKFDNKYGCRHSLIDGINRATDVLIGGKVAVVCGYGDVGKGCAESLRGQGARVIITEIDPINALQAAMDGYQVTTLQDVVEIADIFITTTGNKDIIMAEDMAKMKHQAIVGNIGHFDNEIDMAGLAKITGIVKDEVKPQVHTWTFPDGKVLIVLSEGRLLNLGNATGHPSFVMSNSFADQTLAQIELFTKQAEYPTGVYVLPKHLDEKVARLHLGALGVKLTTLRPEQAAYIGVPVEGPYKPDHYRY
- a CDS encoding stage II sporulation protein M, with the protein product MDLDVFVAAHHYEWDRLEALLRRRRRLTGEEADELVILYQRTATHLSRVQSSTPDPALVGRLTTLVARARSAVTGARTASWRDAIRFFTSAFPAAVYRSRHWWVPTALISTAVAAGIGWWIATNPHVQATLGTPAYLRELTRPGGEYESYYSSHPAASFAAQVWTNNAMATGICLVFGVFLGLPVLYVLATNMLNLAAGIGLMASAGRLDTFLGLILPHGLLELTAVFIAAGTGLRLGWTVIDPGPRPRRLALAEEGRSAIGMAIGLTAVLFVSGALEAFVTPSGLPTWARIGIGVAVELLFLTYVYVIGRRAALSGETGDLEGADRSDALPTAA
- a CDS encoding RDD family protein, yielding MSGLVTGEAVALGVQPAKLPSRALAMVLDVIVYWGVYFILSFGLLAATASLDGAAVAAVYVATLLLVLIGVPIAVETLTRGRSLGKLACGLRVVRDDGGPIRFRHALVRGAVGLIEIQMMLGVVACIASLVSERGRRVGDVFAGTLVVRERIPVQRAQLMPPPPPWLAAQMTGVDLSAVPEELWLAIRQYLARMRQLDPQVSWAMAQQLANDVTARTGAPVQEGTPPAAFLAAVVAERQARDARKAFGAAAPHLHQPQFPFHPQPQGWAAAGPPVPVAPAVPAAPVQQAVAQPMPQPSAPEPSTGFAPPA
- a CDS encoding SIS domain-containing protein; the encoded protein is MLDESLLDDPDALARADTRDLLLGVAGAGARVRMAARLADEAGIPALKPDGRPRSVLVAGPGPATAATVADVLAALGAGTCPVIPLHPTGPASYDLHWTLPGWAGPLDLLLIASPAGTEAGLAALIEQAYRRGVTPAGVVPAKSPIAEALEQARGITIPYAKPYAPEGAGPGPGPDEPGPSTEDPGTFWALLTPLLLLTDRIGLLHAPPEAVQSMADRLDEVAAKCGPAIATYSNPAKTLAAELADSLPILWTEGDIAAFAGRRLTALIASRAGRPALTAELPEALTTHEALLAGAFAGTLDPDDFFRDRVDDPEGLRLRVVLLQQPPAHGASAAPAARELAMSHETPLSELAPAEGNPLEAAAEILAVTDFSAVYLALTSSGRS
- a CDS encoding cation diffusion facilitator family transporter, producing the protein MSASGGTKAIVAALGANLAIAVAKFVAFAFSGSSSMLAEGVHSVADSGNQALLLLGGKKSTRAADEEHPFGYGRERYIFGFLVSIVLFTIGGVFALYEGYEKIREPHEIDHWYWPVGVLLFAIVAEGFSFRTAINESNELRGKQSWASFIRTAKAPELPVVLLEDFGALVGLVLALAGVGLALGTGDGVWDGIGTLCIGILLVAIALVLAAETKSLLLGEAASPESLTKIRAAAVDGETVTGIIHMRTLHLGPDELLVAAKIAVRHDESAAEVARAIDAAEARIREAVPIARVIYLEPDIYSEGAATAGPDPVATPGGR
- the manA gene encoding mannose-6-phosphate isomerase, class I, with product MYRLTNTVRPYAWGSTTAIPELLGTEPTGEPQAEMWMGAHPGAPSRIATDTAAELPLNQFIDADPLAALGAPAVDRFGPRLPFLLKILAAGSPLSLQVHPDLAQAKAGFADEESRGIPINAGHRNYKDANHKPEMIVALVPFDGLCGFRHPAESADLIEALGVDSLKPYADLLRAHPEDAALRETLAAVLTADHEAMAATVAEAVQAAARLAAEPGPFADAYAAYASLAHHYPGDPGVIAAMLLNHVRLQPGEALYLGAGVPHAYIDGLGVEIMANSDNVLRCGLTPKHVDVPELLRIVRFEPGDPGILRPESSPEGEELYETPIDEFRLSRYAIAPGGTPRSLDDRTPQILLCTEGSVLLTSADGAELLLAPGQSAFVPAAERVQLTGGGTAFRATVVV